From Polyangia bacterium, the proteins below share one genomic window:
- a CDS encoding ABC transporter permease, with product MGKPARAGRSSLLRHARHVLGENPVTLVSLLFFCLLLLIALFGNAVVPYNPLASNTQDALQAPSRHHWFGTDQLGRDIFSRVLAAVRLDLAMAVGAVGLSFVVGSVAGACAGFYRGWTDRIVGRVVDTIMAFPLFVLAMAIVAALGNNVSNIVYATAIINLPFYARLGRAEISVLRESGMVEAARLSGNSRASILFRHLYPNIIPPMVVQISLNMGWAMLNAAGLSFIGLGVRPPTAEWGIMVSDGANFIVSGEWWIALFPGFALMAAVLCFNLLGDGLRDIVDPRRRT from the coding sequence GTGGGGAAACCGGCCCGCGCCGGGCGCTCCAGCTTGCTGCGACACGCGCGCCACGTGCTTGGCGAAAATCCGGTCACGCTGGTGTCGCTGCTGTTTTTTTGCCTGCTGCTGTTGATCGCCCTCTTTGGAAACGCCGTCGTTCCGTACAATCCGCTGGCCAGCAACACGCAGGACGCGTTGCAGGCGCCGTCGCGCCATCACTGGTTCGGCACCGATCAGCTGGGGCGCGACATCTTCAGCCGGGTGCTGGCGGCGGTTCGCCTGGATCTGGCGATGGCGGTGGGCGCGGTCGGGTTGTCCTTCGTCGTCGGCAGCGTGGCGGGGGCGTGCGCCGGGTTTTACCGCGGCTGGACGGATCGCATCGTTGGGCGGGTGGTCGATACCATCATGGCGTTTCCGCTGTTTGTGCTGGCGATGGCCATCGTGGCGGCGCTGGGCAACAACGTCTCGAACATCGTCTACGCCACCGCCATCATCAACCTGCCCTTCTATGCGCGCCTCGGCCGCGCGGAGATCAGCGTGCTGCGCGAGTCGGGCATGGTCGAGGCGGCGCGCCTCAGCGGCAACAGCCGGGCGTCGATCCTGTTCCGGCACCTTTACCCCAACATCATTCCGCCCATGGTGGTGCAGATCTCGCTGAACATGGGCTGGGCGATGTTGAACGCGGCCGGACTGTCGTTCATCGGCCTGGGCGTGCGGCCTCCGACGGCGGAATGGGGAATCATGGTGTCGGACGGCGCCAACTTCATCGTCTCGGGCGAATGGTGGATCGCGCTGTTCCCCGGGTTCGCGCTGA
- a CDS encoding ABC transporter permease, which yields MRDGRTLRLLAGRLGAALPSLLGVVVITFLLMRALPGDPAAFFAGPAATPQAVEEVRHKLGLDRSLPAQLTIYLRDLAHGDLGTSITTGQPVRTELINRLPASLELTLAGLFLAVLVGVPLGVLAATRPGSLFDHASRLVSTAGVSLPTFFTGLLLIYVFYFKLGWAPAPMGRLDSFTEAPRQITGFLLLDSLLARNLSVFWSSAKQLTLPAVTLALFAMAPLARMTRAAMLSVLSSDYIRTARAAGLSRFQVLVVYGFRNALLPVLTTLGMVFSFLLGANVLVEKVFAWPGLGSFALEALISSDYAPVQGFVLVMGTVFVLLNLFIDLLYGLVDPRAKVSA from the coding sequence ATGCGCGACGGACGAACGCTGCGACTGTTGGCGGGAAGGCTGGGGGCAGCGCTGCCCAGTCTTCTCGGCGTCGTGGTGATCACCTTCCTGCTGATGCGCGCCTTGCCCGGCGATCCGGCGGCCTTCTTCGCCGGCCCGGCGGCCACGCCCCAGGCAGTCGAGGAGGTCCGCCACAAGCTGGGACTGGATCGCAGCCTGCCCGCGCAGCTGACCATTTATCTGCGCGATCTCGCCCACGGCGATCTGGGGACGTCGATCACCACCGGTCAGCCGGTGCGCACCGAGCTCATCAACCGCCTGCCAGCTTCGCTGGAGCTGACGCTGGCGGGCCTGTTCCTGGCGGTGCTGGTCGGCGTGCCGCTGGGCGTGCTGGCGGCGACGCGCCCGGGGTCGCTGTTTGATCATGCTTCGCGGCTGGTCAGCACCGCCGGTGTTTCGCTGCCCACGTTCTTCACCGGCCTGCTGCTGATCTACGTCTTTTATTTCAAGCTGGGCTGGGCACCGGCGCCGATGGGCCGCCTGGATTCGTTCACCGAAGCGCCCCGCCAGATCACTGGTTTTCTGCTGCTGGACAGCTTGCTGGCGCGCAACCTTTCGGTCTTCTGGAGCAGCGCCAAGCAACTGACCCTGCCCGCGGTGACGCTGGCCTTGTTCGCGATGGCGCCGCTGGCGCGCATGACCCGGGCGGCGATGCTGTCAGTGCTGTCCAGCGATTACATCCGCACGGCGCGCGCCGCCGGGCTCAGTCGGTTTCAGGTGCTGGTGGTGTACGGGTTTCGAAACGCGCTGCTGCCGGTGCTGACCACGCTGGGGATGGTGTTCTCGTTCTTGCTGGGCGCCAACGTGCTGGTGGAGAAGGTGTTCGCCTGGCCCGGCCTGGGCTCGTTCGCGCTGGAGGCGCTGATCTCCTCGGACTACGCGCCGGTACAGGGATTCGTGCTGGTGATGGGTACGGTCTTCGTGCTGCTGAATCTGTTCATCGATCTGCTGTACGGTCTGGTTGATCCGCGCGCCAAGGTGTCGGCGTGA
- a CDS encoding ABC transporter substrate-binding protein: MFLADTAHAADRKETLVVLLESGPNSLDIHGVGTNRPAYGASWNVYDRLLSYGSKKLKDGTTSYDYSKLAPELATSWQVAPDGLSVTFHLRKDAKFHDGTPVTADDVKWSFDRAVIVGGFPTFQMKAGSLEKPEQFVVVDANTFKINLLRKDKMTLPDLAVPVAVVINSKLAKSHATEKDPWALDWLKNNTAAGGAYKVASWKPGQEMVFDRNDDWKSGPLPQIKRVIVKEVPSASAQLALLKRGDADMTYGIAPKDAQTLTSAGFKVVTTPIENATWYVGMNVSKPPFDNLKIRQAIAYAMPYDKIMSSVMYGRGIKLYGATGTVPRDDSWPQPHGYATDIEKAKKLMAEAGAGKGLETTLSLDQGYAAIGEPLAVLLQESLAQIGIKVTINKIPGANWRAALLKKDMPLIINTMSGWLNYPEYFFFWSYHGQNAVFNTMSYKNPELDKLVDAARFETSPKKYSTEVKQFVKIAFDEVPRIPIFQPVQDLAMQSNVGGYEYWFHRQLDFRQLTKN, translated from the coding sequence GTGTTCCTGGCCGACACCGCGCACGCCGCCGACCGAAAAGAAACGCTGGTGGTGCTGCTGGAATCCGGCCCCAACAGCCTGGATATTCACGGCGTCGGCACCAACCGTCCCGCTTATGGCGCGTCGTGGAACGTCTACGACCGGCTGCTCAGCTATGGCAGCAAGAAGCTGAAGGACGGAACGACCTCGTACGACTACAGCAAGCTGGCCCCCGAGCTGGCCACCAGCTGGCAAGTCGCGCCCGACGGGTTGTCGGTCACCTTTCACCTGCGCAAGGACGCCAAGTTTCACGACGGCACGCCGGTGACCGCCGACGACGTCAAATGGTCGTTCGATCGCGCGGTGATCGTGGGCGGGTTTCCCACGTTTCAGATGAAGGCCGGCTCGCTGGAGAAACCGGAGCAGTTCGTGGTCGTCGACGCCAACACGTTCAAGATCAACCTCCTGCGCAAGGACAAGATGACCCTGCCCGACCTGGCAGTGCCGGTGGCGGTGGTGATCAATTCCAAGCTGGCCAAGTCCCACGCCACCGAAAAGGATCCCTGGGCGCTTGATTGGCTGAAGAACAACACTGCCGCTGGCGGCGCCTACAAGGTGGCGTCGTGGAAGCCGGGGCAAGAGATGGTCTTCGATCGAAACGACGACTGGAAGAGCGGACCATTGCCGCAGATCAAACGGGTGATCGTCAAAGAGGTCCCGTCGGCCTCCGCGCAGCTGGCCCTGCTAAAGCGCGGCGACGCCGACATGACGTACGGGATCGCGCCCAAGGACGCCCAGACGCTGACCAGTGCCGGGTTCAAGGTGGTGACCACGCCGATCGAGAACGCCACCTGGTACGTCGGCATGAACGTCAGCAAGCCGCCGTTCGACAACCTCAAGATCCGACAGGCCATCGCCTATGCGATGCCGTACGACAAGATCATGTCGTCGGTGATGTACGGCCGGGGCATCAAGCTGTACGGCGCCACCGGCACGGTTCCCCGCGACGACAGCTGGCCGCAGCCGCACGGGTACGCCACCGACATCGAGAAGGCCAAGAAGCTGATGGCCGAGGCCGGCGCCGGCAAAGGCCTCGAGACCACACTGTCGCTGGACCAGGGCTACGCCGCCATCGGCGAGCCGCTGGCGGTGCTGCTGCAAGAGTCGCTGGCCCAGATCGGCATCAAGGTCACCATCAACAAGATCCCGGGCGCCAACTGGCGCGCCGCCCTGCTGAAGAAAGACATGCCCCTCATCATCAACACCATGTCGGGATGGCTGAACTATCCAGAGTATTTTTTCTTCTGGTCGTATCACGGCCAGAACGCGGTCTTTAACACCATGTCGTACAAGAACCCGGAGCTGGACAAGCTGGTGGACGCCGCCCGCTTCGAGACCAGCCCGAAAAAGTATTCCACCGAGGTGAAGCAGTTCGTGAAGATCGCCTTCGACGAGGTGCCGCGCATCCCCATCTTTCAGCCGGTGCAGGACCTGGCCATGCAAAGCAACGTTGGCGGCTATGAGTACTGGTTCCACCGCCAGCTGGATTTCCGGCAGCTGACCAAGAACTGA